The following proteins come from a genomic window of candidate division KSB1 bacterium:
- a CDS encoding AAA family ATPase yields the protein MTTQIHEEQISGVVERITFHSIETGWSVLKVAPFNSPSTIIPIIIHQAQVFAGASMKFFGNWINHPKYGEQFKATKVLEIKPASSAALEKYLGSGLIKGVGPKTAKKIVKHFGDKTLQVFEEKIEKLLEVPSIAEKKLSHIQSSWQEHRAIRDVMIFLQSHGISTLFAVKIFKQYGNDSIKIVSDNPYQLAQDIYGIGFFSADKIALELGFTKDGKKRILAGIRHVLASSRDEGHCYLTKEQITTKAKLLLELENDEIIHKCILNLLKDNDIKSRTLTIDDEIINCYYSKSLYYDEEKVSQKVKLLINQNSLCDISRIQNWINRYCQLKQITLSDEQSASVQGIVQKSFSILTGGPGCGKTTILKVLVRLLLAMKKNVLLAAPTGRAAQRMSEVIGIESKTIHRLLEWEPGSAGFKKNEESPLNCDFLIVDECSMLDITLASSLLRAVPPKSQVLFIGDPDQLPSVGPGSVLSDLLSCKNVINFKLTKIFRQAAKSSIIKFAHEINRGNVPQISSPINDPDIWNKSVDCLFIDSEEATQEQLKFIVKAKNAINKTLSDGSSYFLKTDNKITGQMNKVEEQISVKNLYIPEPDNLESINEPILTIPEKFRHVDLEKLSLTSSNIDEFRNILKNIHPWSSLNYGLTALETIKRLYTKTIYEKFGENYEIQILTPQVRGSLGTHNLNSVLQESVNPKDDKKIQIKLGERFFRAGDRIIQTRNNYDLNVFNGDIGIIEYIDSNDYSCSIRFYDQNIKVIYKIDDLSEISLAYAITIHKSQGSEFDSVIIPVSTQHYKMLYRNLIYTGLTRAKKMAILVGSRKALALAVKNIDNKQRQTALQFLVSE from the coding sequence TTGACAACTCAGATACACGAAGAGCAGATCTCTGGTGTTGTGGAACGTATCACATTTCATAGCATTGAAACTGGTTGGTCTGTCTTAAAAGTTGCTCCTTTTAATTCTCCATCTACCATAATTCCTATAATAATTCACCAAGCTCAGGTCTTTGCAGGAGCTAGTATGAAATTCTTCGGTAATTGGATAAATCACCCGAAATATGGAGAACAATTTAAAGCTACCAAAGTTTTAGAAATTAAACCTGCATCATCAGCTGCATTAGAAAAATACTTAGGTTCTGGTCTTATCAAAGGAGTGGGACCTAAAACTGCAAAAAAAATAGTCAAACATTTTGGAGATAAAACACTACAAGTCTTCGAAGAAAAAATTGAAAAGTTATTAGAAGTCCCAAGTATTGCAGAAAAAAAGTTAAGTCACATTCAATCTTCCTGGCAAGAACATCGGGCAATTAGAGATGTGATGATATTTCTTCAATCTCATGGTATTAGTACACTTTTTGCTGTTAAAATTTTCAAACAATATGGAAATGATTCAATTAAAATCGTTTCAGATAATCCATACCAATTAGCCCAGGATATTTATGGAATAGGATTTTTCAGTGCAGATAAAATCGCATTAGAACTTGGATTTACAAAAGATGGAAAGAAAAGAATACTTGCTGGCATTAGACATGTGCTTGCCAGTAGTAGAGATGAGGGACATTGTTACCTTACGAAAGAGCAAATCACTACAAAAGCTAAACTATTACTTGAATTGGAAAATGATGAGATTATTCACAAATGCATTTTAAACCTTCTAAAAGACAATGATATTAAATCACGAACACTAACCATTGATGATGAAATAATAAACTGTTACTACTCTAAATCCCTTTATTATGATGAAGAAAAAGTTTCTCAAAAAGTTAAATTGTTAATAAATCAGAACTCTCTTTGTGATATTAGCCGCATTCAAAATTGGATTAACCGTTATTGTCAATTAAAACAGATCACTTTAAGTGATGAACAAAGTGCAAGTGTTCAAGGCATTGTACAAAAATCATTTTCTATTTTAACAGGTGGTCCTGGATGTGGTAAAACAACAATACTCAAGGTTCTTGTACGATTGCTTTTGGCCATGAAAAAAAATGTTCTTTTGGCAGCTCCAACGGGAAGAGCTGCACAGAGAATGAGTGAAGTAATCGGGATTGAATCTAAAACAATACACAGATTGCTTGAATGGGAACCAGGTAGTGCCGGTTTTAAAAAAAATGAGGAATCACCATTAAATTGTGATTTTTTAATTGTTGATGAGTGTTCAATGCTTGATATTACTCTTGCCTCCTCACTCCTAAGGGCTGTTCCACCAAAATCACAGGTACTTTTTATAGGCGATCCAGATCAGTTACCATCAGTTGGACCAGGCTCTGTATTGTCAGATTTATTGTCTTGTAAAAATGTAATTAATTTTAAATTGACAAAAATTTTCAGACAAGCTGCTAAATCAAGCATAATAAAATTTGCACATGAAATTAACAGAGGAAACGTACCTCAAATATCAAGTCCAATAAACGATCCTGACATTTGGAATAAATCTGTTGACTGCCTATTCATTGATTCTGAAGAGGCGACCCAAGAACAATTGAAATTTATTGTGAAAGCTAAAAATGCAATAAATAAAACATTGTCTGATGGCTCATCATATTTTTTAAAAACTGACAATAAAATAACAGGTCAAATGAATAAAGTTGAAGAACAGATCTCTGTTAAAAATCTTTATATACCAGAACCTGATAATCTAGAATCAATAAATGAACCAATATTGACAATACCTGAAAAATTTAGACATGTCGATTTGGAAAAACTATCACTGACATCCTCAAATATTGACGAGTTTAGAAATATCTTAAAAAATATCCATCCATGGTCATCATTAAATTATGGACTTACAGCTCTTGAAACAATCAAAAGATTATATACAAAAACAATTTATGAAAAATTTGGAGAAAATTATGAAATACAAATTCTGACGCCTCAAGTAAGGGGAAGTCTAGGAACACATAATTTAAATTCGGTACTTCAGGAAAGTGTAAATCCAAAAGATGATAAAAAAATTCAAATAAAACTTGGTGAACGATTCTTTCGAGCAGGTGATAGAATAATCCAAACTAGAAATAATTATGATTTGAATGTATTTAATGGGGATATTGGTATAATTGAATACATTGATTCTAATGACTATAGTTGTTCCATAAGATTTTATGACCAAAATATAAAGGTTATTTACAAAATAGATGACTTGTCAGAAATTTCATTGGCCTATGCCATAACAATCCATAAATCTCAGGGTAGTGAATTTGATTCAGTGATAATCCCAGTTAGCACGCAACATTATAAAATGCTTTACAGGAATTTAATATACACTGGTTTGACTCGTGCAAAAAAAATGGCTATTCTAGTTGGCAGTAGAAAAGCTTTAGCATTAGCAGTAAAAAATATCGATAACAAACAAAGACAAACGGCATTACAATTTCTAGTTTCTGAATGA